From Paenibacillus sp. PL2-23:
TTCCGCTAGTCCCGGTCAGGCATGATAAGGTGTAAGCGAAATATCTCCATCCATAAGCTTGAAGGAGACGCGCTGCGCGCTGTCTTTGACGAATTTGGTGTACCGGCCGATTACGACCTTGGTTCCGCTGTACACCGTCCCGCTGACGTTCACCTTGGAGCGGTCTGTATCCTCCAGTGTACGTTCGATTTCCAGCATTCTCGACTTGGATTGCTCAATCAACGCAATCGTCTGACGCTTGGTTGCGTTCAGCTTGGCGCGCATTTCCAGACGCTCAGCCGACAGCTGCCCAGCGGCAGCCAGCTGATCCAGCAGCACAAGCGCCTTCTCCGTCTTTTCGTTGCTTTCGTACGATTGCTTAATCGTTGAACGAAGCTGCAGCAGCTCCTCCCTCAGCTGAGGGTTGACGCCGACCTCCACCACCGTTGCTGTAGACATAACATTGCCAAGCGTGCGAACACTCACCTGCTCGCCAGCTTGAACAATACCTCCTACGATCAGTCCTTTAGCGCCGGAGCAGATTACATTTTTCCCCGCCTTAACGGTGGAATGCATGATGCTCTGCGATACGATGATGTCTTCGCCCGCTACAACGTTCCCATCCTGGATAAAGGAGCTTTTGATGTTGCGTCCCGCCCTGACATGCCCTTTATTGCCGGCCATAATGCCGCTTGTAATTTCAATAGAACCCTCCGATTCCAGCTCGGCGCCTTCAACGCCGCCTACAACACGAATATCGCCGGAGGCTTTGACACGGAAACCGTTCAACACATTCCCGCGAATGACAACGGTTCCCACAAAGTCAATATTGCCTACACTGTAATCGACATCCCCGTTCACCTCATAGACGGGAAATACGTTTATTTTACCTTTTTCCGTCTGCGTCACTAATCCGTCTATCGCGGCGTACATGGCCGATTCATTGACCACGACGTTTTTTCCAATTTTGAACCGCGCCCGCTTCCCGAGCTTCGGCGCGAGTTCTTCTCCTGTAACCGTCATGCCGGCAGGGCCGGAGAGCGGCTCGATGAGCTCTGCAATCAGCTGCCCGCGCAATACATTGTTGAGCTTGGTTACCTGCTTCAAATCCACCTTGCCGCCCTCATCCTCGGACGGCTGATGGTCCTCATTCCCCATGCTGAACGCAAAGCGCACATAACCGTCCTTGCCGGCTGGCGGATTATCGCCTTGAGCGATGACGGTCTGCTCTTTGCTGAAAGAGATGGGATCCTTGCATATTTGCTCTATAACCTGGGTGCGGAGTCCGTGTACAACTCCCTTGCTTCGTATATATTGTTCCATATCAAACGCACTGCATGAGAATTCATCCGTTATTCGAGTGAATGTCAAAAAGGCAGATAGCTTGTCAGCAGAAGCCTGAATGCGCAGGTAAGTGTCAAGCTGTGAAAAGTCCACCTTGCTCCCTCCTCTCTAATGCTGCATCAGTTGATCCCTCTGATTCGCAAGTGCCGCCCGCAAACGCAGGATAGCTTTGGAGTGTAGCTGGGAAATACGGGAGGGCGACAATGACATGACTTCCGCGATCTCGCTTAGTGAAAGCTCTTCATAATAAAACAGGGAGATTACGGTCCGCTCCTTCTCCGTCAGCCGGTCAATGCCCGCTGCCAGCGTATCCTTCAAATAAAATTCATGAACCTTGAAGTCTGGATTTTTGGCTTTATCGTCTATTAATAGCGACATCCGAGTTTCGCTTTCTTCTTCGCGTATAGGATCCTCGAGAGAGCAGATGGTCGCTACGGATATATCATGCAGCATAGCCACAAATTCCTTCTCCGACACCTGCAGATAGTCGCTCACTTCAGCGTCCGTCACGGAACGCATCATTTTTTGCTCCAAATGCTGATAGGCGTCCTCGACCCGCTTCGCTTTCTCCCTTACGGAGCGCGGCACCCAATCGCCTTGGCGAAGTCCATCGATAATAGCGCCGCGAATACGCCAGGACGCGTAGGTCTCGAACTGCAAGCCGCGCATGTAATCGAACTTTTCGATAGCATCGATCAGCCCCATCACGCCGTGGCTTGCCAGGTCGTCTTTGATGACGTTTTTGGGCAAGCCAATCGCCATCCTGTTCGTTACGTAATCAACAAGAGGCAGATAGTTTTCGATTAGCTGCTTTTTGGCTTCAAGATCGCCGCGCTCTCTCCATGCTTGCCACATCTGGATGTTTGTCAAATGAGGCGTTTTTAGCTCTGTCATCGACTCACTCTCCTGTCAGGTGACGTATGGCTTTCACCAATTCTTCTGGTTGTTTGTTCGTGTTGGATACGAATTGAGGCGGGGCCAAAGGTCGAAACTCAGCTTGCTTCTGCGCATCCGCAGGAGCGGGCGGTTCAGCCGACCCTCCTCCTTGCAGCTGTGCTTTTAACAAATCGTTAATGTCGTCAACTTCGTCCGGTGTCGTCACATCGAGCTGCTGCCCTTTCACTTGCTCATCAGCCCCTTCCTCCCCGTTCGCCGACAAGGCCGGAGGCTGCAAGATCATCCCCCATACAAGCCTTGCGACGTAACCAAGCAGGAAAAAAGCCGCAAATGCGTACAATCCTCTGAGCAAAACAACGGTCAACGGATTGTTGCCGAATGAGAATATCGCAGTCAGCGCTATTCCCAATATGCCAAAAGCTACATTCCATCGCCATGTTCCCAGCATCTTAAATCTCCTTTACCCCAAACTGCACGCTTCTAATGAATAGAATACCCTTGACGCTGTCAAACTCAACCGTTCTCCCATAGTTCCCGCCCGTGTCCTGCCCCCTGATCGGAATGCGGAATCGCTCCAGCATCTCGATGCAGCTATCCACATTGCGCGGCCCTATGCGAAGCGTATCAGAGCCGCCCATAGCGAACATCTGTGCGCCGCCGGCCATCTTGGCCTCCATGCGCTCGATTCGAGCTCCCACCGCCAGCATGCGATCTAGGAGCTCTGGTATAGCCGTATCCGCATATTTGGCAACATTAATTTGCGATTCGCGGGCAATACTGGAGGAGGGCAGCATGACATGCGCCATGCCTGCAACCTTGCACTTGGGATCGAATAATGTAAGCCCTACGCATGAGCCCAGACCGGTTGTTTTGAGGACGGCACCTTCAACGGCAATGTTGAGATCCGCCATACCCACCTTCACTAACGGCTGCCCTATCATCCCAAATCGACTCCCAGTGCCTTGAAAATTTTGTTGAAAGAATCCGGATCAGGGATCAGGAAGAAATGGCCTTCCAGCGCTTGTCTGTCTTCAATAAATGTCGTTTCGATCAATAGGGCGGAATCGCCCATTTCACCGAATTGCATAAGACCGTAGCTTAGTATGGCGCCGGCCATATCAAGCGCGATAGACGGTACGGATGGCGCCATCGGAAGCTTAGTGAAATCAGCCAAGGAGGATAGATAAGAGCCAGCTAGTATATTGCCAATTTCGCATAAGGCGGAAAGCTCCATCTCCGAATAGCCTTCACTCTCCACATGATTGATGGACATCATCTGGTTCAGCATCCGTTTGGCTGCGGGCTCTTCAATAATAAAGAACATATTGCCGGGAGCCTCGCCTTCAACGCGGAGAAATACGGCCAAAACGATCTGCTCCGCGCCGCCCACCCGTTCCGCCACCTCTTCAAAGGGAAGAAGGCTGACCTTCGGAACAGCCATATCAACGGGCTTGTCCAGCAGCTTCGACAGGGCGGTCGCCGCATTGCCTGCGCCGATATTGCCTACTTCCTTCAGCACATCCAGCTCAAACGCTTTAAACGAATCAAATCCGCTCACGGCTTATACCTCAAGCTGCTCGATCTGAACAATTTCGTTGCGGTTCAACACTTCCGACAGGTTCAGCATAATAAGCAGGCGCCCTTCCCCCAGCTTGGCAATGCCGCGCAAGTATTTGGCCTTGATGCCGCCTACGATTTCTGGCGGAGTGTCGATGTTGTCGGTATCAATATCAATAACATCGTTAGCCGCATCCACAATAAATCCGACTTCAATTTCGCCGACGGCTACAACGATAATGCGCGAATGCTCCGTAGGCGAGGTCTCCTCGAGACCGAAGCGGCCTCTAAGATCGAGGACCGGGACAACAACGCCGCGAAGATTAATGACGCCTTTAATGAAGGCTGCTGTCTTCGGTACTCTTGTAATTGGGGACAATCGCTCGATGGTGCGCACTCGTTCCACTTCAATTCCGTACTCTTCGTTGCCTAGCCCGAATACGATTACCTTCAATTCTTCTCCCATCGTACATAACCTCCCTTATTTAATTAAAGCGTTCGGGTCAATAATGAGCGCCACCTGGCCATCGCCGAGAATGGTCGCGCCAGAAATCGCGTGAACATTGGTCAAATATTTGCCCAGTGTTTTGAGTACAATCTCGCTTTGGCCAATAAATTCATCGACGATTACCGCCGCCCACTTATCGCCTTTGCGAATGACGATCATTTCATTTTCTTCTTCAGCCGTCTCATCAAAGTCTGGAGACTCCAGCACCTGGCTGAGCGATACGACTGGTATGATGGAATTACGGAATTTAATCATCCGGTTGCCGTGAACATTAAGCATGCTGCTGCGCTTCACGATGCCGGTCTCCACAATGGAAGTAAGCGGGATCGCATATTTCTCGGAGCCCAGCTTAATAAGCATCGCCGATATAATCGACAGCGTGAGCGGCAGCTGGACCGAAAACTTGGTGCCTTTGCCGAATTCGGAATGTACCGTCACATTGCCGCCCAAGGAAGTAATTTTGGTTTTAACAACATCAAGTCCAACGCCGCGGCCTGATATATCCGATATTTTGTCTGCCGTGCTGAAGCCTGGGGCGAAGATCAGCATATTAATTTCATCGGCATTTAGCTTCAAGCTCTCTTCTTCAGTAATAACCCCGTTTTTGATCGCGGTTTTGAGCACCTTCTCCTGATTGATGCCAGCGCCGTCCTCTTCCACCTCGATGAAGACATGATTGCCGCTATGATAAGCGCTCAGACGAATCGTACCCATCTCCGGCTTCCCTGACTCCAGACGCTTTGTCGTCGTCTCAATGCCATGGTCTACCGAATTGCGAAGCAAGTGAACGAGCGGATCGCCGATCTCATCAATGACGGTCCGGTCAAGCTCCGTATCCGCGCCAGTAATAACGAGATCAATCTTCTTGTCGAGCGACTTCGCGAGATCGCGAACCATGCGCGGGAAGCGGTTGAATACGGAGTCCACCGGCACCATCCGCAGCTTAAGCACGATATTCTGGAGATCCGAGCTGACCCGGGACATATGCTCCACGGTCTCCGTCAGGTCGTTGCGCTTCACCTCACTAGCCAGCTGCTCCAGTCGAACGCGGTCAATCAACAGCTCGCTGAACAGGTTCATTAACGTGTCCAGACGGTCGATATCGACACGAATCGTTCTGCCTACAGCAGCTTGTCCGCCGCCAGCCGCTCGCTTGGCCGGCTCTCCTGCTTCCTTCTTCGCAGCTTCAGCCGGAGTCGCCTCCTGGGCTTCAGCCGGCTTAGGAGGGGCTTCCACTGCCGCCGCGGCAGGCGCAGCAGTCAGAGAGGCCAACGATTCGGGATCAAGCGGCGTCACTTCCACCGAGGCGACCTCGGATATATTCGCGATTTGCGCCTGCAGCGAATCCGCAGTAACGGTTGAGATCGTAAACACCTTGAAAGAACGGTCGAACTTCTCCTGCTCCAGATCTTGAACGGAAGGGTCCGACTTGACAACCTCGCCCGTTCTCTCCAGGACGTCGAACACCATATATGCCCGCGCAGCCTTCAGAACACAGGTCTCATCCAGCGTCACCTGCACATAATAAGGCTCGTGGCCGCTTTCCATGGATTGCAGCAAGATGGAGGATTGGAACTGGTCCAGCAAGGCAGATGCGCCTTCAGCTTGCCCAGCGGGACTTGCCGCTGGCGCTGCCGAGGCAGCCCCGCTCTTGTAGTCGCTCTTCAGAATGGTCTGAAGCGAGGCGACAATGGCCGTAACATCTGCTTTGCCGGTGCCGCCGTCAATGATGTCCTGCACCATGGCCTCAAGCGCGTCCAAACCTTTGAACAGCGTATCGAAGATGAAGCTGTCCATCTTAAGCTTGCTGTTGCGGACGAGATCCAGCACGTTCTCCATCTCGTGCGTCAATGCCGCCAAATCCTCAAACCCCATTGTAGCGGACATGCCTTTGAGCGTATGTGCAGAACGGAAGATGGATTGTACGATGCTCAAATCTTCAGGATCGCCTTCCAGCTGCAGCAGATTTTCATTCAAGGATTGCAGATGATCATTGGATTCGTCGATAAACATGGACAAATACGCATTCATATCCATTTTCTAGCACCTCCTATTGAAAATATGTCTAATCAATTGATTACAGCGCTGACAAGCTTGGATGCAATTTGTTGAAGCGGGAGCACCTTCTGGGCAGCTCCGCATTCCACCGCGGAACGGGGCATGCCGTAGACGATGCAGGTTTCCTCCGCTTCCGCAATCGTTGTAGCGGCGCCGTTGTCCAGCAGGGCTTTGAGCCCTCGGGCGCCATCGCTGCCCATCCCCGTCATGACAACCGCATGACGCTCCAGCTCCTTGAAGGACAGCAGTGATTCGAACATGACATCTACGGAAGGGCGGTGACCGTTGCGCTGAGGCGCCTCCGTCAGTCTTATGAAGTAGCCTGCTCCGTCTTTGGCCAACTCCATATGATAGCCGCCTGGCGCGATGTAAGCGTGACCTGCTGCAACTCTCATGCCCTGCTCCGCTTCATGTACGTTCAGCTCGCTGAAGCTGTCCAACCGCTGTGCCAGCGATTTGGTGAATCTGGGCGGCATATGCTGAACGATTAGAACCGGCGCCGGGAAGCTTCCCGGCAGGGAGCAGATCACCTCGTGCAATGCCCGCGGACCGCCTGTTGAGGTTCCGATGGCGACCAAATGCTTGAAGGTTTCGGCTTGCTTTCCTTTGCTTGCCGGATTATGTGCAGTGGAAGACAACTTCAACTTCGTCGACGGAGCAGCTGCCGGAGGCTCTTCTTTAGCCCGCGGAACGATTGTTTTGCCGCCTAGGCTTTGCGGCTTTCCTCGCTCTGTTCGCTCTGTCTTGGTTGTCTTATCCGTTTTTGAAGCATAAGTATTGGATTTAGCTTGCGTAAGCGGGGATGCCGGCTTATCCGTCAGCCCTCCTCTGACCAGCTTCGAAGCCGGCTTCGGCTTGGACGGCGCTTCCCCTTGAAGCGTGTCAGCCGTTTGAGTCAGCTCGGCAGATGCGAGCTTCTGCGCAGACCCCTCGGCAAGCACGCTGCGACTGCTCCGCTTGGCGAGCACCGCCGTTTTCAGCTTCTCCAGAAGCTGTTCGCCGACATGGTTAATGTCGTCTCCAGAGGTGCCCACCGTAGGCTTGCGAATAAAGTCAAAGGCTCCGAATTGCAGCGCCTTGATTGTATCTCTTGTATTGTCCTCGCTTATTCCCGACAACATAATAATGGGAATCGGTCCTGCCTTCATGATGAGCTGCAGCGCGTCAAGCCCATTCATCTTAGGCATCTCCAAGTCCATAGTCATGACATCCGGCTTCAGCTCTGCTGCCATCATGACTGCTTCAAGACCATTGCTGGCCGTGGCGGCTATTTCGAATTGTCCGTCCTGAAGGATAAGGTCGCTTATAATTTTCCGCATGAAGGCGGAATCATCCACTACAAGAACCCGATAGGGAGCCATCGCTTCCCACCTCATTTCCAAAGGATTATCTTGAAAGTCTGAATAATTTGGTCAGGAATCCTTTGACGCCGCTGGCATCACCGTTCGACTGTGGAATGTCTAGAAACTCCTTCGCTATTCGAGTAATCGCTGCCGCGGCATCGCTGTCGGGAAACGCGATAATAAATGGCACCTGACGCTTGACCGCCTTGGATACATGCGGGTCGTCCGGCAGGATCCCCAGCGTCGGAAGCTCCGATTGGAGGAATCGATGAGCGACTAAGCTGATCTTCTGGGCTGTATCCCTTCCTTCCTTGAAATCGGATGAACGATTTACGACCAGCTTGAACGAAATGCTCATGTCCATGGCCTTCACCATTTTGATCAGGGCGTACGCATCGGTAATTGACGTTGGCTCAGGGGTTGTAACCACAATGGTCTCCTGGGCGGATGAGATGAATTTGACCGTTTCCTTAGACAATCCCGCGCCTGTGTCAAACAGGATCACATCGTATTCGCCGTGAAGCTTCTCAATTTCTCCGGCGAACCGGTTGAGCTGATCGTTGGACAGCTCCAGCAAATCCTTGAAGCCTGAGCCGCCAGCAATATAGTGGATGTCCTCCGGTCCCACCGCGATAATATCCCAAATCGTTTTTTCCTGCTTCAGCAGATGGTACAAGCTGTATTGCGAGCTTCTCCCCATTAATACATCAATATTGGCCATGCCGATATCGGCATCGAACACAAGAACCTTTTTCCCAAGACGTTTCAGAGCTATGGCGAAGTTCAAGCTGAAATTGGACTTGCCAACGCCGCCCTTGCCGCTGGTCACGGTAATAATACGTGTGTTTCTCTGGTCTGTGCGATGCTCCTGCTGTCTGACTAAATTGCGCAGCGCTTCAGCCTGATCATTCATTTTCGCCGTCTCCTAACAGCTGATCCAGATAGACCTGCACCCGGAATCGCTCAATATCATCTGGTACGGTTTGGCCGCTGGCCAAATAGATCGGTTGCAGCTGATATTTAAGGATTAAGTTAAAAATGGCACCGTACACCGTTGTTTCGTCCAGCTTCGTAAACAGCACCTTGTGTATGCCGTATTTGGTGAACCGTTCTGCGATGATCGACATATCCGACGTTTTGCCCGTTAGGCTTAACACTAAAATCGTTTCGTTAGGCTCATTCGACTGCAGAAGGCTGATGACTTCCGATACGTGCAGCTCGCTGCGGAAATTGCGTCCTGCCGTGTCCATGAAGATCAGGTCCCTTTCTGCCAATCCTTTGTAGGCTTTGGGCAGATCGGATGGAGAAAATACGACCTCCAGTGGAACGTTTAATATATTCGCGTACGTTCTCAGCTGATCGACAGCCGCTATTCTGTACGTATCGGAAGTAATAAAACCAACTTTTTTGCCTCGCTTTATCGTCTGCTCGGCGGCAAGCTTCGCAATCGTTGTTGTTTTCCCAACTCCTGTCGGTCCCACAAAATGAACGATTCGGGTCTCGCTGCTGATCTCCGCGTTGCAATAAGGCTCCAGCCACTCAGACAGAATACGTTTGGCTTGCTGCCAGACCTCTTCCTTCTGATAGGAGCGGTTTTCTAGCTTCTGCTTCTCCAGCAGATCCTCGACGATCTTGTCAATCCATGCCTCGTCAAGCTCCTGCTGGGTTAATCGTGTCTTGAGCAGCGCGATAGGCTCCGATAATTGAGTAAGGCCCTGCTGCTTGGAGAGCTTGACCATATACTCGCGCAGATCGCGAATTTCATTCACAATAAACTGGTCGATTTCTTCCCGCGGGGGCGCGCTCGGCTTCACAGCCGCTGCAGATGCTGCCGCGGCGTATGGCGCTGCTGGCGCATCCATTACTGCAGTGGCTGCACTAGCGCCTCGCTGGGCTGTCTGCAGGATTTGCTCCACCACGGCGTGAACCTCAGGCGTCGTTTTTCTAGGCGCTGGATTCTGTGCCTTGGGCGAATTGGATTCCACAGCCGCAATAACTTCCATCTTCTTCTTGCGAAACATGCCCATAAAGCCGCCAACCTTTATTTCCTTTGTGTCCAATATCACGGCATCCTTGCCTAGATCAGTGCGGATTTGCGATACAGCCTCCGGCAAGGCGTTCACCACGTAGCGCTTTACTCTCATAGATTCACCACCCCTACGCTTTGGACTTCAACGGAAGGCTCCAGCTCGCTGTAAGATAGAACTGGCACCTCCTGCATCGTCCGTTCGATTATTTGTCTCAGATACATGCGGATTGTAGGCGAAGCCAATACGATTGGCTGCTGGCCGGATTGAATTTGGCGGCTCACATGCTCATTCAGCTTCTGATATATACTTTGTGTTGATATCGGATCCAGGGCGATATAGCTGCCATGCTCTGTCTGTTGAACGGATTCCGCGATCTTCTTCTCAAGCTGCGGCCCTACCGTAATAACTCGCAGCGTATCTCCGCCAGGGGCGAATTGCTGCGTGATTTGGCGGGACAAGGCTTGTCTGACGTATTCCGTCAGAATGTCGGGGTCTTTAGTATAGTGGCCATGGTCAGCCAGCGCTTCGAAGATCGTTACCAAATCGCGAATAGACACCTTTTCCTTCAGCAGCTTGGCGAGCACCTTCTGCACATCCCCCACCGTAAGAATGGAAGGAATCAGCTCATCGATAAGCGCCGGATAGGATTCCTTGACGTTCTCCACCAGCATCTTCGCTTCTTGTCGGCCAATCAGTTCATGAGCATGACGCTTGACGACCTCTGTCAGATGAGTGGCGACAACCGACGGAGGATCGACGATCGTATAGCCGGACAGCTCGGCCCTCTCCTTCATCGTCTCATCAATCCAGAGAGCGGGTAGCCCGAACGCTGGTTCTGTTGTTTCAATACCGACAACGGAGTCGTCATCGAAGCCCGGGCTCATTGCCAAATAATGATTAAGAAGCAAATCACCTCGCGCCACGGCGTTTCCTTTGATTTTGATCACATATTCATTTGGACGAAGCTGGATGTTGTCGCGGATGCGAATGACCGGTACAACAAGTCCAAGCTCCAGCGCGCATTGACGTCGAATCATAATGATACGATCAAGCAAGTCGCCGCCCTGCTGGGTATCCGCCAGTGGGATCAGACCATACCCAAACTCGAATTCGATCGGGTCCACTTGCAGCAAGCTGATGACGCTCTCCGGACTGCGTACCTCCTCGATTTGCTGCTCCTCCACAAGCAGCTCCTCCTGCTCCTGCCGCTTGTCCATTCTCTTCTGCATCGTATATGCTCCGAATGCCAGAAGCCCGGCGAATGGCCACGTGGTCATAATGCCGATTGGAGTCAAACCAAGCACGGCAATCGTTCCCGCTGCTATATACAGCATCTTGGGGTACTTGAACAGCTGCCCCGTCACATCCTCCGACAGATTGCCATCCGATGCCGCGCGAGTAACAATTAAGCCGGCTGCCGTGGAAATTAACAGAGCAGGAATTTGTGCTACTAGACCGTCACCAATCGTCAGAATGGAGAAGGTCTCCAATGCTTCAGAAAACTCCATGCCATGCATGGCCATGCCGACAATAAAGCCGCCGATCAGGTTAATAATTAAGATGATGATGGTAGCGATGGCATCGCCTTTGACAAACTTGCTCGCACCGTCCATGGCGCCGTAGAAGTCCGCTTCCCGCTCAATCTTAGAGCGGCGATCCTTGGCCTGCTGCTCATTGATCAGACCGGAATTGAGATCGGCGTCTATACTCATCTGCTTGCCGGGCATCGCATCCAGCGTGAATCTTGCCGCAACCTCGGCTACGCGTTCTGAACCTTTGGTAATAACGATAAATTGAACGACGACTAGGATCAGGAAGACAATGAAGCCAATGACAACCTCGCCGCCGCCCACCCAGCTGCCGAACGTTGCGATGACATCGCCGGCCTCGGCGTTCTGCAGAATACTTCTCGTAGTCGATACCGATAGTGCCAGCCTGAACAGCGTTGTAATGAGGAGCAAGGAAGGAAATATAGAGAAATCAAGAGCTTCCCTTGTATTCATGGAAACCAGCAATATCATTAATGCGATGGATATATTCAGGATAAGAAGGATGTCGATTAGGAGGATCGGTATCGGAATGATCATCATGAGTACGATGCCGATAATGCCCAGAATAATGAATAAATCTTTTGGTTTCATGATGGATCCCCTCCTTCTTCTGCGCTGTGGACAGACACGCCGCTCTTACCTTCTGCGGCCTTTCAATTTGTATACATAAGCGAGTACCTCTGCAACTGCCTGGAACAAATCTGCCGGGATGACGTCTCCGATCTCGGCACATTCGTACAGCGCTCGGGCAAGCGGCTTGTTTTCCATTGTGATGACGCCATTCTCCTTGGCGATTTCCTTAATTCTGAGCGCCACATGATCCATGCCCTTGGCGAGAATGGTCGGCGCCTCCATGTTGGAAGCATCGTATTTGAGCGCGATTGCGAAGTGCGTCGGGTTCGTAATGACGACATCCGCTTTGGGAACATCCTGCATCATTCTCTGCAGCGCCATCTTGCGCTGACGCTCGCGAATCCGGCTTTTAATCAACGGATCGCCTTCCGATTTCTTGTATTCATCTTTAATGTCCTGCTTCGACATCCTTAAGCTTTTCTCGTGCTCGTATTTCTGGTATAGAAAATCAAGAAAGGCCAGCACCGCCAGCACAGCAGAAACCTGCAGCCCCAGCATGATCGTCAGGTGCGACGCAAAGGAGAAAATGGCTTCCAGTGGCTTGCTGGAAAGTGTCAGCATCTCGTCCCATTCGCGCATGATGGTCGTGTAGACCAGTATGGCGATAATCGTTACCTTCAAGATGCTTTTCAGAAATTCAACCAAGCTTCTCAT
This genomic window contains:
- the flhF gene encoding flagellar biosynthesis protein FlhF codes for the protein MRVKRYVVNALPEAVSQIRTDLGKDAVILDTKEIKVGGFMGMFRKKKMEVIAAVESNSPKAQNPAPRKTTPEVHAVVEQILQTAQRGASAATAVMDAPAAPYAAAASAAAVKPSAPPREEIDQFIVNEIRDLREYMVKLSKQQGLTQLSEPIALLKTRLTQQELDEAWIDKIVEDLLEKQKLENRSYQKEEVWQQAKRILSEWLEPYCNAEISSETRIVHFVGPTGVGKTTTIAKLAAEQTIKRGKKVGFITSDTYRIAAVDQLRTYANILNVPLEVVFSPSDLPKAYKGLAERDLIFMDTAGRNFRSELHVSEVISLLQSNEPNETILVLSLTGKTSDMSIIAERFTKYGIHKVLFTKLDETTVYGAIFNLILKYQLQPIYLASGQTVPDDIERFRVQVYLDQLLGDGENE
- the flhA gene encoding flagellar biosynthesis protein FlhA; translated protein: MKPKDLFIILGIIGIVLMMIIPIPILLIDILLILNISIALMILLVSMNTREALDFSIFPSLLLITTLFRLALSVSTTRSILQNAEAGDVIATFGSWVGGGEVVIGFIVFLILVVVQFIVITKGSERVAEVAARFTLDAMPGKQMSIDADLNSGLINEQQAKDRRSKIEREADFYGAMDGASKFVKGDAIATIIILIINLIGGFIVGMAMHGMEFSEALETFSILTIGDGLVAQIPALLISTAAGLIVTRAASDGNLSEDVTGQLFKYPKMLYIAAGTIAVLGLTPIGIMTTWPFAGLLAFGAYTMQKRMDKRQEQEELLVEEQQIEEVRSPESVISLLQVDPIEFEFGYGLIPLADTQQGGDLLDRIIMIRRQCALELGLVVPVIRIRDNIQLRPNEYVIKIKGNAVARGDLLLNHYLAMSPGFDDDSVVGIETTEPAFGLPALWIDETMKERAELSGYTIVDPPSVVATHLTEVVKRHAHELIGRQEAKMLVENVKESYPALIDELIPSILTVGDVQKVLAKLLKEKVSIRDLVTIFEALADHGHYTKDPDILTEYVRQALSRQITQQFAPGGDTLRVITVGPQLEKKIAESVQQTEHGSYIALDPISTQSIYQKLNEHVSRQIQSGQQPIVLASPTIRMYLRQIIERTMQEVPVLSYSELEPSVEVQSVGVVNL
- the flhB gene encoding flagellar biosynthesis protein FlhB codes for the protein MRKFRFQLDLQMFNQEKTEKATPKKRQDARKKGQVAKSQDLPGAFILLFVFASFMMLGDYYRNRVDAMFGGLFQHWLNMELTTANVMELFMNIAAQFLMMLLPIFAIVMLAGVVGNIMQFGFLLTGEGLKFQLKKLNPIEGFKRIFSMRSLVEFLKSILKVTIIAILVYTTIMREWDEMLTLSSKPLEAIFSFASHLTIMLGLQVSAVLAVLAFLDFLYQKYEHEKSLRMSKQDIKDEYKKSEGDPLIKSRIRERQRKMALQRMMQDVPKADVVITNPTHFAIALKYDASNMEAPTILAKGMDHVALRIKEIAKENGVITMENKPLARALYECAEIGDVIPADLFQAVAEVLAYVYKLKGRRR